In Antechinus flavipes isolate AdamAnt ecotype Samford, QLD, Australia chromosome 3, AdamAnt_v2, whole genome shotgun sequence, a genomic segment contains:
- the LOC127557661 gene encoding trichohyalin-like, translating into MELIEEEERKESIEVESKESIEVERKESIEVERKESIEVERKESIKVERKESIEEERKESIEVERKESIEVERKKSIEMERKKSIEMKRKKSIEVKRKKSIEVERKKSIEEERKKSIEEERKKSIEEERKKSIEEERKKSIEEERKKSIEEEEEGGEEGKVRKKLRREKRQKKLREVEGTMKAKEEGKAEEEEEEEPITLPQERKSTSQTSSTSSSALSSMTLASKTSISSLSRRPFDHLDADLLKVRRKSRSKRTDQKKYEISKKPEISKKEKEMEEEVQKIVEAPQPEKRYEERDSWRDDVSRLMTLRVSELQESIAKNLTDELVTLAREVLAERQPSGERFQEIFPGLKEQSPEPVKEMEEMEQEELEVSPPLTPPSSPTVRSKKTFFFEGSELTKQEMKLVRQQKRLGRKERKLARKERELAIAEEDLAQREEQLSREHELLIKDLDALAKEEENLNKEESLLIKEANLLLQEDTTPEEFKLFKEEMREARRQIRESRQEKMKDREESINAKKSKKRRLSPKELETDTEKRNQIKEMREIIKFNMERAREERIQAWEDRIQAQQERQLTFFVKYGQMGDQRPEDQSIVALSPEEKMLMEEERRLTLEELELIQEERKQIQKEKMLTQQEIEMVKKKLEMHQENQKLSDQETKLIMKEQRRAIEEDAVKRPKRRYHERKEEEEEALTEEEEHLLKERKKFVPRKFDTKGKKTFHRKIKTIPFLQRKEWGEEEEGEEEEEEEEEEEEEKGRKLSTEEKILLMEKEREKKELLMEGQEQPSKMEKLVPEELESAEEWNLLRAERHLTQQEFEITKKERELLNKKMELITQEKLVVQKLSQVDDDTRIQRLREMRKTEEEIEGIREQRKRLSEQRQKFSEGKLSLEDLFGKEERKQPLTKAAVQKERRRLASIAKKLAEEMKELAAEQMKLDKEEKQLMKEQKKLIKEEEKMARKERNLALLERRMTLEESLAMEGELDTERMKDTREFLRWQRQKILALQKETAAEEAEKAKSMFSEVVKEADEAAEEEEEEEEEEEEEEEEKEGSSLYEEEMAPDKPAKKIISTEGLVQPKDLGVERVGEPAGKIISPEELVKPKELDIEKLGKAARKIISAEGLVESKEPGVERVGKPPGKIISLEGLVQPKELRVERMGEPPGKIISPEGLVEPKELGIERVGEEAGKIISLEGPVEPKEPGVERVGKPPGKIISLERLVQPKEPGVQRLGEPPGKIISPEDLVQPKELGVERVGEPPGKIISPEGLVQPRELGVERVGEPPEKIISPEGLVEPRDLGVERVGEPPGKIISREGLVQPRELGVERVGEPPGKIISREGLVQPRELGVERVGEPPGKIISAEGVVQPRDLGVEQVGEPPGKVISPEGVVQARDRGVKRVGEPVRKIISPEKLVQPRELGVERVRKPPGKIISPEGLVQPRDLGVKRVGEPVGKIISHEKLVQPRELGVEKPRDLGVERVGEPVGKIISPEGFVQPRDLGVERVGEPAGKIISPEELVQPRDLGVERLTRLDVERVREPAGKIISPEGLVQAKDLGVTTVGLKPAITPRKDTKEIELKIEGKTFTFQKPYLELPSELRPKQVVISPRPSDSQEEKLLSLAKSKYKPRPPPLQTPQRFPPKPKEPVAPTPTPTPSEGRPESPTWEVMGPDTVASPKKSARDRWRWFLRIHQTIRAFKGAMARRDRSLPPTYGEFMHKPPRGGWEQLQNALRKLRQKGTITKKTMDSLCWLLEQTSPLKQMEWVETAHLEALASQLEALKAPQVVSPSVVYGMPAVEVIPPQTDYPREELRPRGSLLLPEFPTLPRRSIQPGAPDGVAPEKVKEIPPEIQELRPRGSLLLPEFPTLPRRSIQPGAPDGVAPEKVKEIPPETQELRPRGSLQELYPRGSLQELRPRGSLLPAEFPALPRRSIQPGAPDGADGVALGKVKEIRPEFQESLVMDLARIFPDYSANALKVLKLQQKVQPDLDFQENPFPPQPGLDSQENPFPPQPGLDSQENPFPPQPGLDSRENPFPPQPGLDSRENPFPPQPGLDSRESPFPPQPGLDSRESPFPPQPGLDSRENPFPPQPGLDSRENPFPPQPGLDSRENPFPPQPGLDSRENPFPPQPGLDSRENPFPPQPGLDSRENPFPPQPGLDSRENPFPPQPGLDSRENPFPPQPGLDSRENPFPPEPDLDSRENPFPLQPDLDSRENPFPPEPDLVSRENPFPLQPGLDSRENPFPPQPGLDSRENPFPPQPGLDSRENPFPLQPGLDSRENPFPLEPDLDYRENPFPPQPGLDSRENPFPPQPGLDSRENPFPLQPGLDSRENPFPPQPGLDSRENPFPPQPGLDSRENPFPLQPGLDSRENPFPLEPDLDYRENPFPPQPGLDSRENPFPPQPGLDSRENPFPPQPGLDSRENPFPPQPGLDSRENPFPPQPGLGSRENPFPPQPGLDSRENPFPPQPGLDSRENPFPPQPGLNSRENPFPLEPDLDYRENPFPLQPGLGSRENPFPPQPGLDSRENPFPPQPGLDSRENPFPPQPGLDSRENPFPPQPGLGSRENPFPPQPGLDSRENPFPPQPGLDSRENPFPPQPGLDSRENPFPPQPGLDSRENPFPLQVDLDSRENLFPLQCGLDPQEDPHT; encoded by the exons ATGGAATTAATAGAAGAAGAGGAGCGCAAGGAATCAATAGAAGTAGAGAGCAAGGAATCAATAGAAGTAGAGCGCAAGGAATCAATAGAAGTGGAGCGCAAGGAATCAATAGAAGTGGAGCGCAAGGAATCAATAAAAGTGGAGCGCAAGGAATCAATAGAAGAGGAGCGCAAGGAATCAATAGAAGTAGAGCGCAAGGAATCAATAGAAGTGGAGCGCAAGAAATCAATAGAAATGGAGCGCAAGAAATCAATAGAAATGAAGCGCAAGAAATCAATAGAAGTGAAGCGCAAGAAATCAATAGAAGTGGAGCGCAAGAAATCAATAGAAGAGGAACGTAAGAAATCAATAGAAGAGGAGCGTAAGAAATCAATAGAAGAGGAGCGCAAGAAATCAATAGAAGAGGAGCGCAAGAAATCAATAGAAGAGGAGCGCAAGAAAtcaatagaagaagaagaagaaggaggagaagaaggaaaggtacgcaagaaattaagaagagaaaaaagacaaaagaaattaagagaagtagagggaaccatgaaagcaaaggaagagggaaaagcagaagaggaagaagaagaggaaccTATCACGTTGCCTCAGGAGAGAAAAAGTACTTCTCAGACATCTTCTACATCATCCTCAGCACTTTCCTCAATGACTTTGGCTTCCAAAACCAGTATCTCATCCCTTTCACGAAGACCCTTTGACCATCTGGATGCGGATCTTCTGAAGGTGAGGAGAAAATCCCGAAGCAAAAGAACTGACCAAAAGAAGTATGAAATAAGTAAGAAGCCTGAAATcagcaagaaggaaaaagagatggaggaggaagtTCAGAAGATAGTAGAAGCCCCACAACCTGAGAAAAGGTATGAAGAGCGAGATTCTTGGAGGGATGATGTTTCCCGCCTCATGACCCTGCGTGTTTCTGAATTACAAGAGAGCATAGCCAAGAACTTGACTGATGAGCTGGTGACCTTGGCGAGAGAGGTACTGGCAGAGCGGCAGCCTAGCGGGGAACGCTTTCAGGAGATTTTTCCCGGATTAAAGGAACAAAGCCCAGAGCCAGTTAAGGAGATGGAAGAAATGGAGCAAGAAGAATTGGAAGTGAGTCCTCCACTCACTCCTCCATCTTCCCCAACAGTCAGGTCAAAGAAAACCTTCTTCTTTGAAGGAAGTGAACTCACCAAGCAAGAAATGAAGCTAGTCAGGCAACAGAAGAGACTGGGCAGGAAAGAGAGGAAGCTTGCCAGGAAGGAACGTGAGCTGGCTATTGCAGAGGAGGATCTAGCACAGAGAGAGGAGCAACTGAGTAGGGAACATGAATTGCTGATCAAGGACCTGGACGCATTGgctaaggaagaagaaaacttgaACAAGGAAGAGTCACTTCTCATCAAGGAAGCGAACCTCCTGCTCCAAGAGGACACAACCCCAGAAGAATTCAAATTGTTCAAAGAGGAAATGAGGGAAGCCAGAAGACAAATTAGAGAGAGTAGGCAGGAGAAgatgaaagacagagaagagagcaTAAATGCTAAGAAGTCCAAAAAAAGGAGACTTTCTCCCAAGGAGttagaaacagacacagaaaagaGAAACCAGATAAAGGAGATGAGAGAAATCATAAAGTTCAACATGGAAAGAGCTCGAGAGGAGAGAATTCAGGCCTGGGAGGACCGAATTCAAGCCCAACAAGAAAGACAACTGACTTTTTTTGTAAAGTATGGCCAGATGGGAGACCAGAGGCCAGAGGATCAAAGCATTGTGGCCTTGTCCCCTGAAGAGAAGATGCTtatggaagaagagaggagactGACGTTGGAAGAGCTGGAACTAATCCAGGAAGAGAGGAAGCAGATCCAAAAGGAGAAAATGCTGACACAGCAAGAAATAGAGATGGTaaagaagaaactagaaatgCACCAGGAGAACCAAAAACTATCAGACCAGGAGACAAAACTGATCATGAAGGAGCAAAGAAGGGCCATTGAGGAGGATGCAGTGAAGAGGCCAAAGAGACGTTATcatgagaggaaggaggaagaagaggaggctctgacagaggaggaagaacatctgctgaaggaaaggaaaaagtttgTTCCCAGAAAGTTTGATACTAAGGGAAAAAAGACATTTCATCGTAAGATAAAGACAATACCCTTTTTACAAAggaaggaatggggggaagaagaagagggggaagaagaagaagaggaggaagaggaggaggaagaagagaaagggcgTAAGTTGTCCACTGAGGAAAAAATTCTGCttatggaaaaagaaagggaaaagaaagaactgTTAATGGAAGGTCAGGAGCAACCATCAAAAATGGAGAAATTAGTGCCAGAAGAGTTGGAGTCTGCTGAGGAGTGGAACCTGCTCCGGGCAGAGAGGCACCTGACCCAGCAAGAGTTTGAGATaaccaagaaagaaagagagctcCTTAATAAGAAGATGGAACTGATCACACAAGAGAAGCTAGTGGTTCAGAAATTATCACAAGTAGATGATGATACACGGATTCAGCGTCTGAGAGAAATGCGAAAGactgaggaagaaattgaaggcaTCAGAGAACAGCGGAAACGGCTCAGTGAACAAAGGCAGAAATTCTCTGAAGGGAAGCTATCCTTGGAAGACTTGtttgggaaagaagagagaaagcaaCCCTTGACCAAGGCAGCTGTGCAAAAGGAGCGCAGGAGGCTGGCAAGCATTGCAAAGAAACTAGCTGAGGAGATGAAGGAACTGGCTGCTGAGCAGATGAAACTggataaggaagaaaagcagCTGATGAAAGAACAGAAGAAGCtgataaaggaagaagagaaaatggccAGGAAGGAGCGCAACTTGGCTTTACTGGAAAGAAGGATGACTTTGGAGGAGAGCTTGGCAATGGAAGGAGAATTAGATACTGAAAGAATGAAAGATACCAGGGAATTCCTCAGATGGCAAAGGCAGAAGATTCTGGCACTCCAAAAAGAAACTGCTGCAGAGGAGGCTGAGAAAGCCAAATCCATGTTTTCAGAGGTGGTGAAGGAGGCTGATGAGGCagcagaagaggaagaggaagaagaggaggaagaagaggaggaggaagaagaaaaagaaggatcaTCATTATATGAAGAAGAAATGGCTCCTGATAAGCCTGCAAAGAAGATCATTTCCACTGAGGGACTAGTTCAGCCAAAGGACCTTGGTGTTGAGAGGGTGGGGGAGCCTGCAGGGAAGATCATTTCCCCCGAGGAACTGGTCAAGCCAAAAGAGCTAGATATTGAAAAGCTGGGTAAGGCTGCCAGGAAGATCATTTCCGCTGAGGGACTGGTAGAGTCAAAAGAACCTGGTGTTGAAAGGGTGGGTAAGCCCCCAGGAAAGATCATTTCCCTTGAGGGATTGGTCCAGCCAAAGGAACTTCGTGTTGAAAGGATGGGTGAGCCCCCAGGGAAGATCATTTCCCCTGAGGGACTGGTGGAGCCAAAAGAACTTGGTATTGAAAGGGTGGGTGAGGAAGCAGGGAAGATCATTTCCCTTGAGGGACCTGTGGAGCCAAAAGAACCTGGTGTTGAAAGGGTGGGTAAGCCCCCAGGAAAGATAATATCCCTTGAGAGATTGGTCCAGCCAAAGGAACCTGGTGTTCAGAGGTTGGGTGAGCCCCCAGGCAAGATCATTTCCCCTGAGGACCTGGTGCAGCCAAAGGAACTTGGTGTTGAAAGGGTGGGAGAGCCTCCTGGAAAGATCATTTCCCCTGAGGGATTGGTCCAACCAAGGGAGCTTGGCGTTGAAAGGGTAGGAGAGCCTCCTGAAAAGATCATTTCTCCTGAGGGATTGGTCGAGCCAAGGGACCTTGGTGTTGAAAGGGTGGGAGAGCCTCCTGGAAAGATCATTTCCCGTGAGGGATTGGTCCAACCAAGGGAGCTTGGTGTGGAAAGGGTGGGAGAGCCTCCTGGAAAGATCATTTCCCGTGAGGGATTGGTCCAACCAAGGGAGCTTGGTGTGGAAAGGGTGGGAGAGCCTCCTGGAAAGATCATTTCCGCTGAGGGAGTGGTCCAGCCAAGGGACCTTGGTGTGGAACAGGTGGGAGAGCCTCCTGGAAAGGTTATTTCCCCTGAAGGAGTGGTCCAAGCAAGGGACCGTGGTGTAAAAAGGGTGGGAGAGCCTGTGCGAAAGATCATTTCCCCTGAGAAATTGGTCCAACCAAGGGAGCTTGGTGTTGAAAGGGTCAGAAAGCCTCCTGGAAAGATCATTTCCCCTGAGGGACTTGTCCAGCCAAGGGACCTTGGTGTGAAACGGGTGGGAGAGCCTGTGGGAAAGATCATTTCCCATGAGAAATTGGTCCAACCAAGGGAACTTGGTGTTGAAAAG CCAAGGGACCTTGGTGTGGAAAGGGTGGGAGAGCCTGTAGGGAAGATCATTTCCCCTGAGGGCTTTGTTCAGCCAAGGGACCTTGGTGTGGAAAGGGTGGGAGAGCCTGCAGGGAAGATTATTTCTCCTGAGGAATTGGTCCAGCCAAGGGACCTTGGTGTGGAAAGG TTAACGCGCCTTGATGTGGAAAGGGTAAGAGAGCCTGCAGGGAAGATTATTTCCCCTGAGGGACTGGTCCAGGCAAAGGACCTTGGTGTTACAACAGTAGGTCTGAAGCCTGCCATAACACCGAGGAAAGATACGAAAGAGATCGagttgaaaattgaggggaaaacATTTACTTTTCAAAAGCCTTACCTGGAACTTCCTTCAGAGCTTAGACCTAAGCAGGTTGTGATCTCCCCCCGGCCCAGTGATTCTCAAGAGGAGAAGTTACTGTCTTTGGCCAAGTCTAAATACAAGCCCAGACCTCCACCCCTCCAGACCCCACAGAGGTTTCCACCCAAGCCAAAGGAGCCAGTGGCCCCAACTCCAACCCCAACTCCATCTGAAGGACGTCCAGAGAGTCCTACCTGGGAAGTCATGGGACCAGACACTGTGGCTTCCCCAAAAAAGTCAGCCCGAGACCGCTGGAGGTGGTTTCTGCGGATTCATCAGACTATCAGAGCCTTCAAGGGGGCCATGGCCCGACGTGATAGAAGCCTTCCTCCTACATATGGTGAATTCATGCACAAGCCCCCCAGAGGAGGCTGGGAGCAATTACAGAATGCCCTGCGAAAGCTTCGCCAAAAAGGGACAATCACCAAAAAAACCATGGACTCCCTTTGCTGGCTGCTGGAGCAGACATCCCCACTGAAGCAGATGGAGTGGGTGGAAACCGCCCATCTGGAGGCCCTTGCCTCCCAATTGGAGGCCCTAAAGGCTCCCCAAGTAGTCTCCCCATCTGTTGTCTATGGCATGCCCGCAGTGGAAGTAATCCCCCCACAGACAGACTACCCTAGAGAGGAACTCCGCCCCAGAGGGAGCCTCCTGCTGCCCGAGTTTCCCACCCTGCCCAGGCGATCCATTCAGCCTGGCGCCCCTGATGGGGTGGCCCCAGAGAAAGTCAAGGAAATTCCACCTGAGATCCAGGAACTCCGCCCCAGAGGGAGCCTCCTGCTGCCCGAGTTTCCCACCCTGCCCAGGCGATCCATTCAGCCTGGCGCCCCTGATGGGGTGGCCCCAGAGAAAGTCAAGGAGATTCCACCTGAGACCCAGGAACTCCGCCCCAGAGGGAGCCTCCAGGAACTCTACCCCAGAGGGAGCCTCCAGGAACTCCGCCCCAGAGGGAGCCTCCTGCCTGCAGAGTTTCCTGCCCTGCCCAGGCGATCCATTCAGCCTGGCGCCCCTGATGGGGCTGATGGGGTGGCCCTGGGGAAAGTCAAGGAGATTCGGCCTGAGTTCCAGGAATCCTTAGTGATGGACCTGGCTCGGATTTTCCCAGATTACTCAGCCAATGCCCTGAAGGTCCTGAAACTCCAGCAAAAGGTGCAG CCAGACCTGGATTTCCAGGAGAACCCCTTCCCACCGCAGCCTGGCCTGGACTCCCAGGAGAACCCCTTCCCACCGCAGCCTGGCCTGGACTCCCAGGAGAACCCCTTCCCACCGCAGCCTGGCCTGGACTCCCGGGAGAACCCCTTCCCACCGCAGCCAGGCCTGGACTCCCGGGAGAACCCCTTCCCACCGCAGCCAGGCCTGGACTCCCGGGAGAGCCCCTTCCCACCGCAGCCAGGCCTGGACTCCCGGGAGAGCCCCTTCCCACCGCAGCCTGGCCTGGACTCCCGGGAGAACCCCTTCCCACCGCAGCCTGGCCTGGACTCCCGGGAGAACCCCTTCCCACCGCAGCCTGGCCTGGACTCCCGGGAGAACCCCTTCCCACCGCAGCCAGGCCTGGACTCCCGGGAGAACCCCTTCCCACCGCAGCCTGGCCTGGACTCCCGGGAGAACCCCTTCCCACCGCAGCCTGGCCTGGACTCCCGGGAGAACCCCTTCCCACCGCAGCCAGGCCTGGACTCCCGGGAGAACCCCTTCCCACCGCAGCCTGGCCTGGACTCCCGGGAGAACCCCTTCCCACCGCAGCCTGGCCTGGACTCCCGGGAGAACCCCTTCCCTCCGGAGCCAGACCTGGACTCCCGGGAGAACCCCTTCCCACTGCAGCCAGACCTGGACTCCCGGGAGAACCCCTTCCCTCCGGAGCCAGACCTGGTCTCCCGGGAGAACCCCTTCCCACTGCAGCCTGGCCTGGACTCCCGGGAGAACCCCTTCCCACCACAGCCAGGCCTGGATTCCCGGGAGAACCCCTTCCCACCGCAGCCAGGCCTGGACTCCCGGGAGAACCCCTTCCCACTGCAGCCAGGCCTGGATTCCCGGGAGAACCCCTTCCCTCTGGAGCCAGACCTGGATTACCGGGAGAACCCCTTCCCACCGCAGCCTGGCCTGGACTCCCGGGAGAACCCCTTCCCTCCGCAGCCAGGCCTGGATTCCCGGGAGAACCCCTTCCCACTGCAGCCTGGCCTGGACTCCCGGGAGAACCCCTTCCCACCACAGCCAGGCCTGGATTCCCGGGAGAACCCCTTCCCACCGCAGCCAGGCCTGGACTCCCGGGAGAACCCCTTCCCACTGCAGCCAGGCCTGGATTCCCGGGAGAACCCCTTCCCTCTGGAGCCAGACCTGGATTACCGGGAGAACCCCTTCCCACCGCAGCCTGGCCTGGACTCCCGGGAGAACCCCTTCCCTCCGCAGCCAGGCCTGGATTCCCGGGAGAACCCCTTCCCTCCGCAGCCAGGCCTGGATTCCCGGGAGAACCCCTTCCCACCGCAGCCAGGCCTGGACTCCCGGGAGAACCCCTTCCCTCCACAGCCAGGCCTGGGTTCCCGGGAGAACCCCTTCCCTCCGCAGCCAGGCCTGGATTCCCGGGAGAACCCCTTCCCACCGCAGCCTGGCCTGGACTCCCGGGAGAACCCCTTCCCACCGCAGCCAGGCCTGAACTCCCGGGAGAACCCCTTCCCTCTGGAGCCAGACCTGGATTACCGGGAGAACCCCTTCCCACTGCAGCCTGGCCTGGGTTCCCGGGAGAACCCCTTCCCTCCGCAGCCAGGCCTGGATTCCCGGGAGAACCCCTTCCCTCCGCAGCCAGGCCTGGATTCCCGGGAGAACCCCTTCCCACCGCAGCCAGGCCTGGACTCCCGGGAGAACCCCTTCCCTCCGCAGCCAGGCCTGGGTTCCCGGGAGAACCCCTTCCCACCGCAGCCTGGCCTGGATTCCCGGGAGAACCCCTTCCCTCCGCAGCCAGGCCTGGATTCCCGGGAGAACCCCTTCCCACCGCAGCCTGGCCTGGATTCCCGGGAGAACCCCTTCCCTCCGCAGCCAGGCCTGGATTCCCGGGAGAACCCCTTCCCTCTGCAGGTAGACCTGGATTCCCGGGAGAACCTCTTCCCACTGCAG TGTGGCCTGGACCCCCAGGAGGACCCCCATACATAG